A single Catharus ustulatus isolate bCatUst1 chromosome 7, bCatUst1.pri.v2, whole genome shotgun sequence DNA region contains:
- the NEMP2 gene encoding nuclear envelope integral membrane protein 2 isoform X2 — translation MDVIQKQDENCYCYVQNRTIHLQYLWSTIQIKVSSREKFRFEPISERNNCRNSETVFEFAACAVQILWKPETCTETFLSIKQYGEDVCFKIQPFKIEPYIVRVKREMLDGKLLFLFVAGIFLFHFANSLSRSAKFFYLSGIILGVLALLVFVLLTLKRFIPRHSTFWILMSGSWMVSLYLIYCFKENIQWLWSEHKNYLLGYFLAVGITSFAICYQHGPLTTELSINLLTWMLQLTAFVLIYFGVTIPQVAYAVIAVSLCSKGLCYPLGAACHIARKVKHLFKSKKLVFKYLTEEEYREQGESETIRALEELRSFCRSPDFPSWIAVSKLQAPHRFAAFVLGSPHVSPAETKAHDEQYGIGSSFLEEQLFETRAQSEQDEPANSVHEEDEENANEMHTQVPFPYATELL, via the exons ATGGATGTCATCCAGAAGCAAGATGAAAACTGTTACTGCTATGTGCAAAACAGAACGATTCACTTACAGTACCTGTGGTCAACTATCCAG ATAAAAGTTAGCAGCAGAGAAAAGTTCCGGTTTGAGCctatttcagaaagaaacaacTGTCGGAATTCAGAAACTGTTTTTGAGTTTGCTGCATGTGCTGTTCAAATCCTCTGGAAACCAGAGACATGTACAGAAACTTTCCTGAGCATAAAACAATATGGAGAGGATGTTTGTTTCAAAATACAACCCTTCAAAATTGAACCGTACATTGTGAGGGTGAAAAGAGAAA TGCTAGATGGAAAgctcttgtttttgtttgtagctggaatttttctgttccattttGCAAACAGCCTGAGCAG GAGTGCCAAGTTCTTTTACCTTTCTGGAATAATACTGGGTGTTCTTGCTCTGCTAGTCTTTGTGCTGTTGACACTTAAAAGGTTTATTCCAAGG cACAGTACATTCTGGATTTTAATGAGCGGCTCCTGGATGGTCTCCCTCTATTTAATTTACTGCTTCAAAGAGAATATACAGTGGTTGTGGTCTGAACACAAAAACTACCTGTTGG GGTATTTTCTGGCTGTTGGGATTACCAGCTTTGCCATTTGCTATCAGCATGGGCCACTGACCACAGAGCTCAGCATAAACTTGCTCACGTGGATGCTCCAATTAACAGCCTTTGTCCTGATCTACTTTGGTGTCACCATCCCTCAAGTTGCATATGCAGTCATTGCAGTCAGCCTCTGCTCCAAAGGCCTGTGTTACCCCCTGGGTGCTGCCTGTCACATTGCCAG AAAAGTGAAGCATCTCTTTAAATCAAAAAAATTGGTGTTTAAATACCTTACTGAAGAGGAGTATCGAGAACAAGGTGAAAGTGAAACTATCAGAGCTCTGGAGGAGCTGCGCTCATTCTGCAGGAGCCCTGACTTCCCATCATGGATAGCTGTATCCAAACTCCAGGCTCCTCACAG GTTTGCAGCTTTTGTTCTGGGATCTCCCCACGTCTCACCTGCAGAAACAAAGGCGCATGATGAGCAGTATGGCATTGGGAGCTCcttcctggaggagcagctgtttGAGACAAGGGCACAGTCTGAGCAAGATGAGCCAGCCAATTCTGTCCACGAAGAAGATGAGGAGAATGCAAATGAAATGCATACACAAGTTCCATTTCCATATGCTACTGAGCTGCTTTGa
- the NEMP2 gene encoding nuclear envelope integral membrane protein 2 isoform X1 produces the protein MRMTSPLTRMDTLSIVAGNPKMPFREGKNCSLLQEMDVIQKQDENCYCYVQNRTIHLQYLWSTIQIKVSSREKFRFEPISERNNCRNSETVFEFAACAVQILWKPETCTETFLSIKQYGEDVCFKIQPFKIEPYIVRVKREMLDGKLLFLFVAGIFLFHFANSLSRSAKFFYLSGIILGVLALLVFVLLTLKRFIPRHSTFWILMSGSWMVSLYLIYCFKENIQWLWSEHKNYLLGYFLAVGITSFAICYQHGPLTTELSINLLTWMLQLTAFVLIYFGVTIPQVAYAVIAVSLCSKGLCYPLGAACHIARKVKHLFKSKKLVFKYLTEEEYREQGESETIRALEELRSFCRSPDFPSWIAVSKLQAPHRFAAFVLGSPHVSPAETKAHDEQYGIGSSFLEEQLFETRAQSEQDEPANSVHEEDEENANEMHTQVPFPYATELL, from the exons GTAAAAACTGCAGCTTACTGCAGGAAATGGATGTCATCCAGAAGCAAGATGAAAACTGTTACTGCTATGTGCAAAACAGAACGATTCACTTACAGTACCTGTGGTCAACTATCCAG ATAAAAGTTAGCAGCAGAGAAAAGTTCCGGTTTGAGCctatttcagaaagaaacaacTGTCGGAATTCAGAAACTGTTTTTGAGTTTGCTGCATGTGCTGTTCAAATCCTCTGGAAACCAGAGACATGTACAGAAACTTTCCTGAGCATAAAACAATATGGAGAGGATGTTTGTTTCAAAATACAACCCTTCAAAATTGAACCGTACATTGTGAGGGTGAAAAGAGAAA TGCTAGATGGAAAgctcttgtttttgtttgtagctggaatttttctgttccattttGCAAACAGCCTGAGCAG GAGTGCCAAGTTCTTTTACCTTTCTGGAATAATACTGGGTGTTCTTGCTCTGCTAGTCTTTGTGCTGTTGACACTTAAAAGGTTTATTCCAAGG cACAGTACATTCTGGATTTTAATGAGCGGCTCCTGGATGGTCTCCCTCTATTTAATTTACTGCTTCAAAGAGAATATACAGTGGTTGTGGTCTGAACACAAAAACTACCTGTTGG GGTATTTTCTGGCTGTTGGGATTACCAGCTTTGCCATTTGCTATCAGCATGGGCCACTGACCACAGAGCTCAGCATAAACTTGCTCACGTGGATGCTCCAATTAACAGCCTTTGTCCTGATCTACTTTGGTGTCACCATCCCTCAAGTTGCATATGCAGTCATTGCAGTCAGCCTCTGCTCCAAAGGCCTGTGTTACCCCCTGGGTGCTGCCTGTCACATTGCCAG AAAAGTGAAGCATCTCTTTAAATCAAAAAAATTGGTGTTTAAATACCTTACTGAAGAGGAGTATCGAGAACAAGGTGAAAGTGAAACTATCAGAGCTCTGGAGGAGCTGCGCTCATTCTGCAGGAGCCCTGACTTCCCATCATGGATAGCTGTATCCAAACTCCAGGCTCCTCACAG GTTTGCAGCTTTTGTTCTGGGATCTCCCCACGTCTCACCTGCAGAAACAAAGGCGCATGATGAGCAGTATGGCATTGGGAGCTCcttcctggaggagcagctgtttGAGACAAGGGCACAGTCTGAGCAAGATGAGCCAGCCAATTCTGTCCACGAAGAAGATGAGGAGAATGCAAATGAAATGCATACACAAGTTCCATTTCCATATGCTACTGAGCTGCTTTGa